The stretch of DNA TAGAATGGTAGTCATGGCCAGCCGTCTAGACGCCTTCGTTAAATCGATCATTTTCCCTCGCCCTAAAATTGCCACCTACGACACCTCCACCCATCCCAACAAGCTCGTGCACATCCCTCTCGTCGACCCACACCGACATGTCGAAAACGGTGCGTTCACCTACGGCTACCTGCTGGCAAACCCCAAGGCAACTCATGTGCTCTTGTACGCCCACCCCAATGCCGTGGATATCGGCATGGCCTACAAGGAGCTCCGCTACGTGAGCAAAGAGGCGTCCATCAGCGTGCTACTGTTCGAGTACTCGGGCTATGGGCTCACCCACAGCCCCATAACAGAAGCAAGTATTCACCAAGACACGCTTTCCGCCTACCTCTTCCTGCGCCGCTACTTTGGGGTGCCATCGAACCGCGTAATTCTCTGTGGCCGCTCTCTCGGGGCCTCGCCCGCCGCATTTCTGGCTGCTTTTCTTCCACCACACCAGCGGCCATGCCTACTTATTCTCCAATGCCCCTTCACCGCGCTTAGCGAGTGCATCAACGAGTTCTCGCAGAACGCCGTGTCGATCGCGAACTTTCTAGGGTACAACTGGTTTCGAACGATTGACATCATCACAGACGTGAGTTGCCCGGTCGTGCTTCATCACGGCACTAACGATACCACTGTGAGGATCGATCACTCCTACACTCTGCAGCGGGCCCGCGACACCGCTGCGAAACCGTGCGTCACCTACCTGTACCGAGAGGACGGCAAAGGCCACAACAACCTCAGCTCCGCCACTTTGGTGCGGATACTTCGAGAGCGTGTCGTAACGGaggctctgctgccgctgctacTGCCCCACACGAAGCTGTTCTTGGCGAACGCGCCCGTCTACGCGCGGCTTTTCTGCGACGATAGCGGAATGGGGTTCGCCACGCTGAGCGACGCCGTAGCATCCTGGTTGGCGAAGTTGTCCCTCCACATttgcgcaccgccgctcgATCAGCTGTATGTCCTGCTGACCGCAAGCGTCTGCGCCTTCACGATGGAGTGCGCGCGAGCGTGGCAGATTTACTGCGCGCTCATCAGGAAGAACTTGTGTGGCGACGCGGCACACGAACGGTGCACCAAGGACGTGTTTCTTCATCGGTGCCTGGCGTGCTGGGGGAGCCCCCTCGCTGTCCACGTCGCTGTCGAGCGCGTACAGTCAACGAAAGAGGTCCGCTGCTTCGGCTTCGCCACCTGCCGGGACGCGACGCTGGACGCACCGGCTATGTACCCGGCAAAGTCCCCTGAGGCGCTGCTAACTGTGCTGGAAATCGGTGTCACGCCAGGGCTGCTGTCCTGCATGAAGCGGTGCCTCAACACCGCCCCCGACATGCTGGAAGAGCATGCGATGCCATGCTTTGTGCAGCAAGACACAGTTagcgcggtgcagctggagTGTGAGCGTGCTGTGGCGTTTCTGACCGAGGACGACAAGCAGCGTCTGTGTGCCTTGCTAAAGGACATGGACGCCGGCTTTAGCGACAATTTGTCCAGCAA from Leishmania infantum JPCM5 genome chromosome 12 encodes:
- a CDS encoding putative serine peptidase, with translation MVVMASRLDAFVKSIIFPRPKIATYDTSTHPNKLVHIPLVDPHRHVENGAFTYGYLLANPKATHVLLYAHPNAVDIGMAYKELRYVSKEASISVLLFEYSGYGLTHSPITEASIHQDTLSAYLFLRRYFGVPSNRVILCGRSLGASPAAFLAAFLPPHQRPCLLILQCPFTALSECINEFSQNAVSIANFLGYNWFRTIDIITDVSCPVVLHHGTNDTTVRIDHSYTLQRARDTAAKPCVTYLYREDGKGHNNLSSATLVRILRERVVTEALLPLLLPHTKLFLANAPVYARLFCDDSGMGFATLSDAVASWLAKLSLHICAPPLDQLYVLLTASVCAFTMECARAWQIYCALIRKNLCGDAAHERCTKDVFLHRCLACWGSPLAVHVAVERVQSTKEVRCFGFATCRDATLDAPAMYPAKSPEALLTVLEIGVTPGLLSCMKRCLNTAPDMLEEHAMPCFVQQDTVSAVQLECERAVAFLTEDDKQRLCALLKDMDAGFSDNLSSKAYERLRRSPSTSPQMSAESFEELKEWLRPWTSTRGTDMHALAQEVPWDDYLLRSRSVARQHVLHESMSWEECCQAMEESDVVSKIYTLFQEMSAQYLRPTFHPHPTASVESRA